The DNA region CAGGTCGTCACGTCGGTGAGCATGATCCTGGTCCGCACCACGTCCCCGAGCGACGCGCCCGCCGCTTCGAGCGCGGCCTCGGCGATGTCCAGGCACCGGAGCGTCTGGGCGTAGACGTCGCCGTGCCCGACGTTCCTCCCGTCGTCCCCGATCGGCGCGGTGCCCGCCACCGCCACGTACGGGCCCTTGCGGACCGCGCGGGAGAACCCGATCCGGGGCTCCAGGGGCGAGCTCGAACCGACCAGCTTTCGACCGTTGTCCATCGCGC from Kitasatospora cathayae includes:
- a CDS encoding RidA family protein, with amino-acid sequence MDNGRKLVGSSSPLEPRIGFSRAVRKGPYVAVAGTAPIGDDGRNVGHGDVYAQTLRCLDIAEAALEAAGASLGDVVRTRIMLTDVTTWEEAARAHGERFAAIRPVTTFVEVSRFIDPEWLVEVEVDAVLGG